The Candidatus Kryptobacter tengchongensis DNA window CTTAAGGCATCTGAAATTTCTCCGATAGTTGCATAAGCTTCAACGCATTCAATTATTAAAGGCATTAAATTTTCCCCGAGGAGCGCACCCTCTTTTAATCTCTTCAACGATAATTTCACCTTATCATTATCTCTTTCCATTCTTAACTTCTTCAATCTCTCTATCTGTTTTTTGATTGCTTCTTCATTTAATTTAAAAATTTCAATTCTTTGCCCTTCATCAGATTTAAACTCATTTACGCCGACGATGATTTTTTCTCCTGTTTCAATTTTCATTTGATATTCATATGCGCTTTTTGAAATCTCATTTTGAATATATCCAGATTCAATCGCTCTTATAGCTCCACCCATAGCCTCAATTGTTTCAATATATTCCCAAACTCTTCTTTCAATTTCATCTGTAAGATACTCAACGAAATAGCTCCCAGCCAATGGATCAACTGTATCGGTTACGCCACTTTCATAAGCGATGATTTGTTGAGTTCTAAGCGCTGTTCGTGCGGATTCTTCAGTTGGAAGGGCGAGGGCTTCGTCTTTTGCATTTGTATGAAGTGACTGACACCCACCAAGGACAGCAGCAAGAGCTTGGATTGTGACACGAACAATGTTATTTTCAATCTGTTGAGCTGTCAAAGTTGAACCAGCAGTTTGTGCGTGAAATTTCAATTTCATTGCCTCTTCATTTGTTGCTCCGAATTTCTCACGCATAATTTTCGCCCATATCCTTCTTGCTGCTCTAAACTTAGCAATCTCTTCAAAGAAATTATTGTGAGCGTTGAAGAAAAATGAAAGTTGCGCTCCAAATTTATTGACATCAAGCCCAGCATTTACAGCAGATCTGACATATTCAATTGCATTTGCAAATGTAAAAGCAAGCTCTTGAACTGCATTTGCCCCTGCTTCACGAATATGATAACCACTGATTGAGATAACATTCCATTTAGGAAGATTTTCATTACACCACTGAAAAATATCAACGATCAACTTCATTGATTGCACAGGAGGATAAATATAGGTTCCGCGGGCGATGTATTCTTTCAAAATATCGTTTTGAATCGTGCCTGAAATTTTCTTTAAATTAGCTCCCTGTTTCTTGGCTACCGCAACATACATCGCAAGTAAAATAGCAGCTGTTGCATTAATTGTCATTGATGTTGTGATTTTTTCAAGATCAATTCCATCAAATAAAATTTCCATATCCTGAAGCGAATCAATTGCAACTCCAACGCGA harbors:
- a CDS encoding methylmalonyl-CoA mutase, with the protein product MKVNLEELKKEWQSKFLNSDKFKERKKLFQTDSGIEIDCVYLPNENFDYISKLGFPGEYPYTRGVYPTMYRGRLWTMRQYAGFGTAEETNKRFKYLLEHGQMGLSVAFDLPTQMGYDSDHPMAEGEVGRVGVAIDSLQDMEILFDGIDLEKITTSMTINATAAILLAMYVAVAKKQGANLKKISGTIQNDILKEYIARGTYIYPPVQSMKLIVDIFQWCNENLPKWNVISISGYHIREAGANAVQELAFTFANAIEYVRSAVNAGLDVNKFGAQLSFFFNAHNNFFEEIAKFRAARRIWAKIMREKFGATNEEAMKLKFHAQTAGSTLTAQQIENNIVRVTIQALAAVLGGCQSLHTNAKDEALALPTEESARTALRTQQIIAYESGVTDTVDPLAGSYFVEYLTDEIERRVWEYIETIEAMGGAIRAIESGYIQNEISKSAYEYQMKIETGEKIIVGVNEFKSDEGQRIEIFKLNEEAIKKQIERLKKLRMERDNDKVKLSLKRLKEGALLGENLMPLIIECVEAYATIGEISDALREIWGEYKER